Proteins from a genomic interval of Chionomys nivalis chromosome 7, mChiNiv1.1, whole genome shotgun sequence:
- the LOC130877624 gene encoding C-type lectin domain family 10 member A-like, giving the protein MTYENFQNLGSEAKNQETGKAAPPQSFLWNVFSWTHLLLFSLGLGFLLLVVVSVIGSQNSQLRRDLGTLRASSENLTSYMKAELQALNSKGNSLQERINSLKVDVDDHRQELLAGRDLSQKVTSLESTVEKKEQALKTDLSEMTERVQQLGKDLKALSCQLASLRNNGSERTCCPLHWIEHEGSCYWFSQTGKSWPEADKYCQLENARLVVVNSMEEQRFINDRKGPVPTWMGLTDQNGPWRWVDGTDFDNGFKNWKPLQPDNWHGHGLGGGEDCAHFSYDDGRWNDDVCQRIYHWICESKLSKGS; this is encoded by the exons CGGCTCCCCCCCAGTCCTTCCTGTGGAATGTCTTCTCATGgacccacctcctcctcttctccctgggcCTCGGCTTCCTGCTGCTGGTGGTTGTCTCCGTGATTGGATCCCAAA ATTCCCAGTTAAGGAGGGACCTAGGCACCCTGAGAGCCAGTTCAGAAAACCTCACCTCCTACATGAAGGCTGAACTGCAGGCCCTGAACTCCAAGG GTAACAGCTTGCAAGAAAGGATCAATTCTCTGAAAGTGGACGTGGACGATCACAGGCAGGAACTGCTGGCAG GCCGAGACTTGAGCCAGAAGGTGACTTCTCTGGAGAGCACAGTGGAGAAAAAGGAACAGGCCCTGAAAACAG ATCTTTCTGAAATGACGGAGCGTGTCCAACAGCTGGGGAAGGACTTGAAGGCCCTGTCGTGCCAGCTGGCCAGCCTCAGGAACAATG GCTCTGAAAGGACCTGCTGCCCCCTTCACTGGATAGAACACGAAGGCAGCTGCTACTGGTTCTCTCAAACTGGGAAGTCATGGCCCGAGGCTGACAAGTACTGCCAGCTAGAGAACGCTCGCCTGGTGGTGGTCAACTCCATGGAGGAGCAG agaTTTATCAATGACCGCAAGGGCCCCGTGCCCACCTGGATGGGCCTCACAGACCAAAACGGACCCTGGAGATGGGTGGATGGGACTGACTTTGACAATGGCTTCAA GAATTGGAAGCCACTACAGCCAGATAATTGGCATGGCCACgggctgggaggaggtgaggacTGTGCCCACTTCTCTTACGATGATGGTCGCTGGAATGATGACGTCTGCCAGAGGATTTACCACTGGATTTGTGAATCAAAGCTGAGCAAAGGCAGCTAA